DNA from Bacteroidales bacterium:
CTGCCAATCTGTTTTTAACCTACCCATTTCAGCCCATTTTTCTATATGTTTTATAGAGATGTTCGGTACTTTTTGAACAATTAGCTCAATCACTCTAATACATTCATCACAAAGTCCTTTGAAAATTTGAGGCAATTGTTGTTGTTGATAATTATTGAGGTTCCCACTTTCGATAAATCCTTCATCATCAGTAATTCTTTGAATTTGACTTAATAGAGTCCTAACTCTGTCAAAATGAGCCCATAAAGATGTCATTTCATTTTTTCGAATATTTGACACCTTTTTTGATTGCTGTTTAGCATACCATATTGCCCAAATAGTCAACATAACCCCAATTGTTGATGATATTACTCCAATTACATTTATATCCATATTATTATATTTTTTAAAAAGAATTTAAAAGTTTATTCATTGCTCAATATGTGCCCAACTTTTACATAAAGATAACACTATTCAACCAAATTCTCAACAATCTCAATTTCTTCAAGGTTTCTTCTTTTAAATGAATATTAATTTTCGTTTGTTCGTCTTTGGTAAGCTTTAATGAATTACAAAGTCAACTATTTAAAAAAGCGGAATTACAAACTTGACTACCGGCAAGCAGGTTTCTGCTTAGCTGGGTTTTTTAATTTTTGAAGTCCGTCCATCTATATGTTCGAATAAGTGAGGTTGAATAGGATTCCACATTGGATCTAAAATAAAATCTATTCCTTCTCGTCTTGCTAACTTTGCAGCCGGGACAAAGTCACTATCTCCTGAAATTAAAATAATTTGATTTACCTGTTTTTTTAATGTAATAGATGCTATATCCAGTCCAATTTTGATGTCTACTCTTTTTTGGCTTAGGTCATAAATTACATCATCTTCATTTATGTCATCAATACTTATTTTCTTTTTTAGCAAATCTTTTGTTTTACTTGACTTAATAATCCACCTTTTATTATCTTTTAAAACTCCTAACCTTAGTGCTACTTTCCGTTTCTTTTTTAATTCTTCAAAAAACTCTAGCTGGAATTTATATTGATATGTTTTTGAAAAATCAATTGCTTTTCCAGTTATGGGATTATGCTGTTTTTTATCATATGGAAGGCAGTCGTAATAAAATAATCTATATAAGTCATACTGCTCATTATTAGATTGAGATAAGTGCTTGAGACACATTTCCCATAAATCAGTGGCGACTTTTACAGGATCGGGAGTTTTTAGTTTGAAGATAGAGCGATATCTTTTTTGAAAAAATCCACCATCTACTAAAATTGCAGTACGTTTATTCATGGTCTATAAAATAAAAAAGCTCAAGGGTGGGCATTTTCGCTATAAAGAAGATTTGAAAATACGTAGCCATGAGCATTATTAATACAAAAATTTTATTTTATATAATATATACAAAAATTTTACCAATTTTTTTTCATTTTATCAAATTTTACCTAATTTTAGTTTGTCTGTTTTCGGTTTGGTATAGGAGTATTTCGGAGTTTATCATAAATTAACAGACGGGTTAACCCGTCTGTTAATAAAAAATTCAAACATTTTAAAAACGGAATTAAAAATTTTGCTTAGCAAGGCTATCCATCATCGGATTTCTCCAGATAATCATTTAAGTCATCTTCTGGAATATTAATATCTTCCTCGGCAGCATTTTCAATTATCATTTCTGGATCAAACACAGGTCTGTCCTCTGGTGCTTCCTGAATCTCGTCTTGAGATTCTTCATTTATTTCTTCATTTATTTCTTCATCGTCAGTCATAATTAATTATTTTATTAGGTTAAACAAAATCATAGATACAAAATAAGGGATTAATGAAATCAATGCAAATTTTATTGTTTTATAAAGTAATAAACGCTTGTTAATATATAGCTTGAAATTAATTTCTACTGCTTTTTCAAGTAATTCTAAATAAGCCAGTTTTGCCTCTTCTTCAGGGTTCTTATTATTTTTCTTAGCCCAAGTAGATACTTTATTATACATGGTATTATAAATATAATTTGGTAATTTATCATGAGCTACTTTTCGAGGAATGAAAAGTTTAAGGAATTGAAATATTGCGTAAAAAATAAATACTAATGATACTAACAGACTAATTATAAAAATCAAATTCATATAATCGAAATTACAATAATCAATTGTTTTTAAATGTTTTATAAAGTCAAAAAAAGTTAATCCAATAAAAGATAAATAAACTACAATGTATCCATATGAATTTTGAAGGTTTCTTAGATTTTCATAATCGTACTTTAACCTTTCTTTATTCAGGTCTATTTTTGTGTCAATATCAAATTTCATATTTTGTATTTATTTTAGTCTTACTACAAACTTTTATATAAAGATAACACTATTAAACCGAATTCTCAACAATTTTTATCTCCTCCTCTGTCAACCCATACAATTCATAAACCATTTTATCTATTTCTTTGTCGGTTTGGTTTATTTGATTTTGCAAGTTGTTTATTTCGGTTTTATAATTATTGAAATATTCTTCTTATTCATCCTGTTGAATAAGTAAAAGTATTATTTTGTTCTCCTGAATTCATAACATATTATTACCCGACCTTCCATAGTCCGTTAGGACATGGAAGAGTCAAAGGGGATTGTTCAATTGAACAATAGAACAATTGAATAATAGAACAATTTGATAAAAACGAATATCAATAGTAGAGTAGATTGGAAGTTCTGAATCTACTCCTTTCTCCTGAACTCATAACATATTATTGCTGCTGCTGTTGATATATTCAACGATTCGGCTGTTTTTTGCGAAGCAGGATAATTTGGTATAAAAATTTTTTCTGATATATATTTATGTAAGTTATCTGAAATTCCTTTCGATTCATTACCAAAAATCACTATTCCGTTTTTATTAAAATTTTTTTCGTAAATATTTTTTCCTTCTAAAAAAGTACCATAAACAGTAACATTGTTTGCTACATTTTCAAAAAATATCGCCAAATCAATATAATGAATTTTTATTCGGCTTATTGAGCCCATAGTTGCCTGAATAACTTTTTGATTATATATATCAACACAATTTTCAGAACAAACAATATTTGCTATTCCAAACCAATCGGCAATTCTCACAATTGTACCTAAATTGCCCGGGTCCTGAATATTATCCATAACTAAAGTCAGATTATTTTCAATTTCCTGATAATCAATATCATATTGAGGAATTTTAACTATAGCAAAAATCTTGTTTGGAGATTTTTGTAAACTTATTTTTTTTATTTCATTATCGGTAATTATGTTTATATCCTTAATATCCTGAAACTTATTATTAACTTGCTCATAATATTCTGATGTAATAAATATACTTTGTATTTCAAATGACGAATCATATAAATCATTAACAATTTTAATACCTTCGGCAATAAATAATTGATACTTATCTCTGAACTTTTTAAGTTTTAATTGATTAATTAGTTTTATTTGGTTTTTTGTTATCATAACAGAATAAAAAGTTATTTTAAATAATTGTTAATATAATAAAAATATTTTTGTTTTGTTTTCAGTTAGTATATTTGTAAAAAATATTAAAAAAATTATTATTGACCATTTTTAAAAATATAAAATATTTAGTGTCTGCAAAAAAACTAATTAATTCACTACAATTTGTTTTTGCGAACATTGCAAAACAGGCTGTAAGACAGCGAATTACCTTTCTGTCCGGCAGGCAGGTTTCGTTATTCCATTTTGCAACTACGCAAAATTTTATATTTTCATACAAAAACTACTTAGTAAAATTAATAAAACCAATTTATCTTTTGGTTTTTATTAGCTTATTATTTATATCATGTAATTCTACAAGACTAATACCTGAAAATCAATATTTATTAAATAAAGTATCAATAAAACATGATAGCCGAAAAATAAAAAAAGAAGAGCTTGAAAGCTATCTTAAGCAAAAACCAAATAAAGAAATCTTCCGATTAGTTAAGTTTCATTTGTTTGTTTACAATCTTGTAAAAAGAGGCAAAGAAAGAAAATGGAAAACATGGATTGAAAATGTTATAGGTGAAGAGCCGGTAATTTGGGATCCATATAATACTAATAAAACAGTTGTACAATTTAATCAATACCTGAAAAACAAAGGTTATTATAATGCAATAGTAACAGATTCGGTTATTTACAAAAACAAAAAAGTAAGAATAAATTATAAAATTACTTTAAATGAACCCTACAAAATAAATAAAATCAATTATAATATAAATGATTCTGTTATTCGTGATATAATATTAAATGATACAATAAATTCATATTTGAAAAAGAAAAAAGAAATTTTTGATGTAGATGTTTTACAAAAAGAACGAAAAAGAATTACAAATACCCTTAATAATCTTGGATATTATTATTTTTCAAAAGGATCTGTTCACTATATTATTGATAGTGCTTTAAATAATAATAAAGTTAATATTACAATAGCCGTTAAAACAAGTAATAATAACGAAAACAAAACAGATTATACTTTAAAAAGCCAAAATAAATATAAAATTGAAAAAGTTTTTATTATTCCTGATTACGACCCTGCCTTGGCTTTAAAAGATGCAAATAGTTATTATAATAATCTTGACACAATAAATTATAAGGAATATATTTTTCTTTATAATAAAAAGCTTAATATTAAGCCGGATATTATTTTACAAGCAATAAATATTAAAAAAGACAATTTATATAAATTATCAGATGTTGAAAAAACAAAAAACTTCCTTCAATTGCTCAGAATTTTTTCATTTATTAATATCAATTTTGTCGAAAATTTAAACCTGCAAAATTCAGATACTTTAACCGGTAATTTGATATG
Protein-coding regions in this window:
- a CDS encoding NYN domain-containing protein — its product is MNKRTAILVDGGFFQKRYRSIFKLKTPDPVKVATDLWEMCLKHLSQSNNEQYDLYRLFYYDCLPYDKKQHNPITGKAIDFSKTYQYKFQLEFFEELKKKRKVALRLGVLKDNKRWIIKSSKTKDLLKKKISIDDINEDDVIYDLSQKRVDIKIGLDIASITLKKQVNQIILISGDSDFVPAAKLARREGIDFILDPMWNPIQPHLFEHIDGRTSKIKKPS
- a CDS encoding RNA methyltransferase, with product MITKNQIKLINQLKLKKFRDKYQLFIAEGIKIVNDLYDSSFEIQSIFITSEYYEQVNNKFQDIKDINIITDNEIKKISLQKSPNKIFAIVKIPQYDIDYQEIENNLTLVMDNIQDPGNLGTIVRIADWFGIANIVCSENCVDIYNQKVIQATMGSISRIKIHYIDLAIFFENVANNVTVYGTFLEGKNIYEKNFNKNGIVIFGNESKGISDNLHKYISEKIFIPNYPASQKTAESLNISTAAAIICYEFRRKE